A region of the Mauremys mutica isolate MM-2020 ecotype Southern chromosome 14, ASM2049712v1, whole genome shotgun sequence genome:
TGCTGCTATAGCCACACCCACAATGTTAACTAGCCCCTTGCTGGAGAAGGGAATTTCCATTGGCCAACAGCAACTGCCAATCATGCCTACAGCCTTTCTGACCATTATTAAGAgcagctgtgctggggggagATAGTTTCACTCTCTTGTCTGGGTGGAGGTTCTGATTTCACAGAGTTTGCATTGAACTGTGTTTTCTTCTTATCTAGAAGCTTTTGTTGGACTGGCAAAGATGGAGTCTCAGGTGTGCCAGAACTTCCACCTGGACTGTAAGGCTGCTGTCAATCGCATGGTGAACTTGGAGTTGTATGCTAGCTATGTCTACCTGTCCATGGTGAGTACTTCTATTTCTCCTGCTGCTCTCTATTTGAAGGTAATTGTGGCCTAGGGTTGCAAAAGGGCATTGTTAGAGAGTTTTCTTGGTCAGGTGTGACTTCTGGACAACTTGGTTTCCTAGTCTGGAAAGCACAGAGGTCTTTTGCTGAATGACCTACTCCTATTCTTTCAAGGCAATGAAATCCTGATGTAAGCTGCAGCCATATTTCAAAAGGAATTGTGCTTCTTTTTCTCTAGAGACTTCTAGTCTCTGGATGATGGTGGCTGCTACAGAAATTCTCccctattcagaaaaaaacacaaacaaatagGTTTGTGTTTATGAAGGTTCTATATGCATCTCCTCCAGGCAGTCTCTCCTTTGCAGTGGACTGAACTGCAAACTGAATGCCAGATATGATGGCAACTGATTCAATGGCAAGGATCGCTGCACAAACCAAATACTATATAGTAGTGTGGGGGTCTGTCTAACAACAGCTGTGGGAAGTTGCTCTTCCTACAGGCTGGTGGTAGTGAGACATGGGCTTCTCCCAGAGTTGCTCTAATCTTTGGATATGTGTGTATTGCACTACTGTAATTTCATGGCTCTGAGTGTGCATCAGTCTAGACACTGACCCAGATCTCTAAATTGCCTGCTATTGAGTCTGGTGTAGCCATGTTAAAAATATTGTCTTCACTAATGGCTTTGACCTTCTCCCTAGTCTTGCTACTTTGACCGTGATGATGTGGCCCTGAGGCATATGGCCCAGTTCCTGAAGGAGCAGTCCCATGAGGAGAGGGAGCATGCAGAGAAATTTCTGACCTATCAGAACAAGCGAGGGGGACGCAttgtcctgcaggacatcaaggTGAGAAACTATATAAAACAGGCTTTCTTCCAAAAATTTCACACAAACTAATGAGACCTATGGatttgggggagagagaaaacaaCTAGAGGTATCAGAGGCTGGGCTTTTCATTTTAGACAAAATTAATAATCTCTGTACCAATCATTTCCCCCCAAAGGTATAACATGGACAGCTCTCATAAATCATCTACTTAATACAAGTGCATGCAGTTCTACAGTCATGGTATCCTGCTTGGTCCTTTACCCTTTTTTTTGTATATTAACATGTTACTTAGAGTTCTAGTTCTCACTGAGTAGACCAAAAAGATGCTTCCTACAGAAATAACAATTTTTAGCAAAAGAAATGGGTGGTACTTCCTTGCACACTAAGGCATGGGGAAGGAGAAGTGTCAGGGTGAGTAGGCAGTGGGTCACCACGTACCTTCAGTGAGTGTTGAAGTTGGTTTGGACTGAATGTTGCTTGGTTTCTTGGTCAACGCTGAACAGAAGCCAGAGCAGGATGAATGGGGAAACAGCCTGGAGGCCCTGCAATGTGCCCTGCAGCTGGAGAAGACTATAAACCAGGCTCTGCTGGACCTGCATAAGCTGGCTACAGAGAAGAATGACCCCCATGTGAGTATAAGATAGTGGGAAGAAAGGGGATAAGTTGGCAACTGCATGGAAAGAACATCTTGGTTATTGGCCTACTGGCCAATCTTGTGAAAAGGAAGAAATGTTCTGAAGCAATGAAGCTGTAGTGCAAATGTTACCAAACTGTGGTATTTAGACCACTGAGGTCATCTGAGCTTGATGTTGCAGCCATTCACTTCACTACAATATTTTGAGATTGTACATGAATCGGAAGTCTGGAAGCCACTGCTGTATACTACTTCTCACTTTTATGCCAAGTCAACTTGCGTCTTTTAAGGAAGCTGCCTCTCACAGCTGGGAACTCTGACCAACAAGTCTTCCTGATGGAAAAACAGGGTGGCTTTTTTTTACATGGTGTCAAACCTtccaaaagtttgaaaatgtagacatcCACAAATTAAGTGACaattttaaaactgcatttttcttgGTTTTCCCCACTTGTAGTTTCCTCAGGCGCCCCCTTCCCCATTGAAAGCAATAGAATGGATGCTCTCTAGGTTTCCCCTTTTATACTCTAACACCTTCAAAGCTCTTCATCTCTGAAAAAGGAGTGAGATAAgaaaagtgtgtgtttgtttggggAGTTGGAGGTGTGTCTGGGTGGAAAGGTTGCTGGGGAGTAATTAGCTGATCAGGTCATACCTCAGTTAAAGCAACCTCTTCTAAGGAAGGGCCTAGTTCATGCCACTGCTTTATAGAGTTGTGCACTCTCTGTACTTGGCCCAGCTAAGATGAGCCTTAAAAGGAGGCACTTCTGAACTGGGCAGGGGACTGCTAATGACCAGAATCTATCATGAGTTAAGGGTCCACTATTGCCAAATGTTCTGATAGGGCCATACTTGTTTCCCAGTGGATTAACTAGGGCTGTACAAGAGGGTGAGGAAGGGAATGATGGGAAAGGACCCTTCCTGGAAGAGCGACACTGCTAACTAAATAGAGCAACTTAGACTAAGGGGTGAACATGTAAACTTCAGTGCAGTTTAAAACCAGCAGAAAGGGCAGTATTGAAATGAGAGGCAGCAAAACACATGCTCTCAGAGAATTGTGAGATGTCTTCTGTATTCCTTGTGCCTGTTAACAGGACCTTAACCTGTGGTGGTTGGCATCTGCTACTGGATATTTCTAGCCATACGTATAGAATGTTGCTGGAGGAAGTAAAAAACATCACCAGCATGAAGCTTTTTCCCAGCTAACAATCTCTAGGCTAAAGCCCAAAATGCATGGGAGTAGCTATAGATTtaaggggtgtgtggggaattTGGACTGTAAGTAAATGTTTCACTTGAATGACTGCTCCACCACTATCTCTCCTGGCTAAAACTTGAAGGAAGAACGCCCATTCTTTCCAGTCCCAGGACTCTTCAGTTAAAGGTAGCAGATTTCAAATATCTGTGTTCAGTCCTTTCTGGTCACACATCATGATGTGTGTGGGTAACAATCTAAGATCTGAGAGATTGAAACTAAATGTCAATTTACCTTGCAGCTCTGTGACTTCCTGGAGTCTGAGtacctggaggagcaggtgaaggcCATCAAGCAGCTGGGAGACCATATCACCAACCTGAAGCGCCTGGAAGTGCCCCAGAACGGCATGGGAGAGTACCTGTTTGACAAGCACACCCTGGGGGAGAGCAGCTGAACTACTTACTACCAGGGTTTCTTGTCATGCTGCCTGTTATAAATCTGAATAAAACTTGACTTTCAGCTGCAATCTAGTATCTGCTCCATTTGTATGGGGGAGGGGATCAGGCCTCTGCAGAGGGTGCAGGAAGTCAGATGGAAAAGTAAGGATGGGGAATTGCTAGCAATCATGCAGTGTGGATCTAAACTTGGGTGGTGCCTTGTGTAGTTTATGCTCAGCAGTATGTAAAGTAGGTGTGGAGAAGAAAAGGCTGGGTCTTGATGTAAGAAGTGGTTAAGAAAACTAATCCTTCCTAGACTTGCACTGCCATGGATATTGGCAAAAACAGGCCCTCTAAACACCATCCTATGCATTTAGTTAAAATTGCAACAGCATTCAAAACAGTTAGGCACTCTTCAAACACACTTCCTACAAAGCAGAGCCCTAGGCGCCACTCCAGTATCTCTAAGCAACAAGAATAGCTGACCAAGTAATACTATGCATGCCCTCGAATTTCCTCGATCTTCcagtttatagactcatagactttaaggtcagaagggatcattatgatcatctagtctgacttcctgcacaaagcaggccccagaatcttacccatccacttctataacaaacctctaacctatgtctgagttattgaagtcacaaattgtggtttgaagacctcaagttgcagagaatcctccagcaagtgacccgtaccccatgctgcagaggaaggcgaaaaatctccagggcccctgccaatctgccctggaggaaaattccttccagatgccaaatatggtgatcagctaaaccctgagcatgtgggcaagactcacccgccagcacccaggaaagaattctctgtagtaactcagatcccatcccatcacaaaccactgggcatacttatctTGCATTGTTCAagtacccccccccagcctaaccTGCTTTTAGATTAGACAATGCCAATATCTCCGTCTATACACCTTTTTAAAAGCCCTTGATCTGATCTGTGGTTTGCTCTATACTTACTCAGAAGTAATAAGTCCTTGAATAACAAAAGAGGTGGGGGAGAACCCATGTGGTTGGGGTGACATGTCTCAGCAGTACTAAGGCAAGAATCATCCTAATTCCAAGTAACTTCCCCATCTTACTTAATGATTTCTATGAGCATATTTTAGGAGCAGAAACTCCTCTCTTCCTCTTAAGTTATGAGCAGTGACCAGGCTGTCACTCAGGTTGCCCCAACAAAATGACTTTATCCAAAACAGAATAGCATCTCTCTCAAAACATCCCCACAATGGCAGTAAATGTGGGCCTCTTTTCCTTCCACCTCTGTACATCAAGTGGTGTATATAGATTTGAGTTAGCTCATGAATACAGGTGCAGCTTGGGACCCTGAATTCAGGCTACACTTCTGTCTGGCAGCTTGGGAATCTTAGTGGGGATAGTGTTGGCTAATGGGAACTAAATACAGCTTAGTGTCTGAAAATTGTTAATGTAATCTCTCCAATTTTGTATGGAGACAAATGCTGTAAGCAAAACTTCAATTGCTTTCCCCCCAATACCTGCTTGAGGTGGCTCTACCTATAACAATGGGGTCATTTGAATATTCATGACATAAGGCTAATAGGTGAACAGTGACCTGGGTTTTGAGAAGTATAGTAGGATAATATAGGGATTCTTCCAGGTTTTcctttagagtgtgtgtgtgtgtcctcatGAATTCATAGTAGTCACCCAATTGTTCCAGCTGCTCACATGAATTTCCCTTTCCCACACTTGTCCACTCTTAAACTACTTCTGGAGCAGGATCCTTTCTCCTACTTCCCTAGTCTTCATTTGTATGAATGAGGTAGGCAGAGAATCAAGAGATGTGACATAGTTGTTTTTAATGCAGGTGGGGTAAGACATTCCTGTGAAGACATCATGGGATCTTGAAAAAGAGATTTAGATTAACCCAAAGAAAcagagcaggagctgagcaaaatgTAAGGTAGATTGTGCCCAAACTTCCTGAAAATCAATTTTGTGGTGTCATTTGAGCCAATAAAATGTACCAAGAGAGTAGCATGTCTAAACAGGATAATTTTGTTTTGTATAATTTATGTgcattgcaaaatattttaaagaaaaaagtggaTAAAGGGATCATTTTTAGCAGACCAGCAAATACACTGCAATTAAAGGTAGACTGCATGATGTcccctgtgacactggcagactaAGTGACAGCTCAGGTTGAAGCCCCAGGCCAATTCatttgtgtattagtatagagcaaagtgattgttaaatgtacaagagtgtatttggtgtttaaatgtcatgaaaactaatgggatgttacttgtattgttttcact
Encoded here:
- the LOC123349069 gene encoding ferritin heavy chain A-like encodes the protein MESQVCQNFHLDCKAAVNRMVNLELYASYVYLSMSCYFDRDDVALRHMAQFLKEQSHEEREHAEKFLTYQNKRGGRIVLQDIKKPEQDEWGNSLEALQCALQLEKTINQALLDLHKLATEKNDPHLCDFLESEYLEEQVKAIKQLGDHITNLKRLEVPQNGMGEYLFDKHTLGESS